From one Anoplolepis gracilipes chromosome 10, ASM4749672v1, whole genome shotgun sequence genomic stretch:
- the Cep97 gene encoding uncharacterized protein Cep97, producing the protein MASMESLICDTLDLSGQGLKKLSRCPSDADISTLIIDDNDIQRLDNLDSYHRITKLSIVRNQLLRMYGVSKLHNLVTLNLANNGILTIEGIKDMINLQTLCLAGNNIKSIEHLHTNIKLEHLDLSENSISHISDISYLRTLKELFLHNNRIITLRQCERYLPTSLETFTLANNNITDLNEMSHLGNLKNLVNFSIANNPCVSMTGNSIGFDYRPFVINWCMSLKSIDGYAVDPLESLKAEWLYSQGRGRQFRVGEHALLAQYLASVCPLSGESLENETDRKLRLILSKAQHHQQQLNQQSDAGSVHSLSSVTMSPSPATRRRLSLNKTNSPRRPTSSRNSLKMKSPDRMVSSCHTDAMVSSCHGLLSGDHDSTLMTQSLDPNMLAGTLNNSKISNNSLQDMEETSSPLQAATKLVPVPESLMSPDFRPPSGLSRILPKTPTPSKLTSPCQITIPSKPSMDGDGKAIPIINTVNPMAKTNLSAIKANALVKSNSATNCSVTKPSIAKPIVTYANTKHPHSVKINNYVQSKTLPAKRSTKSPNLARSIQRPKSANERFKSNLNKEDKNGDAGNGTQSSDEDSEVCQAKLDSIRHRAIQRRQEDSNKDQDQTEKAVICIQRMWRGYHTRNLNKKATNILKTIDMMRTNKYIQKLSTDMEATRTALESEHKLQLLQMQAINALWKKVVSLQPGSNRENTFNDTDNNTMQPNADVVSNLAQTCNLLHTQVQQLQDSMSEIKRCMSSMKPRPALVDNGVATQTEISAVHTPAGEENTFPYGRPLMNRPQSLPIHQTIHEGNENKSFASNLVDSVLKKVSQSTDTTDDEVNTDILNSNENPEVPHSNDNPEMFKSCEEIIESDFKEAVENEVATTDYENIIENAAIDGEVCEETLCKELHNLIETENGAKAYENCDKENALNGDDKEIS; encoded by the exons ATGGCTTCGATGG AATCTCTGATATGCGATACCCTCGACCTGAGCGGTCAGGGCCTCAAGAAACTCAGCCGATGTCCCTCAGATGCCGATATTAGTACGTTGATCATAGACGACAATGACATACAACGGCTTGATAATCTCGATTCTTATCACAGAATTACCAAg CTTTCTATAGTCAGAAACCAATTATTGCGTATGTACGGTGtatcaaaattacataatctTGTTACTCTCAATTTGGCAAACAATGGTATACTCACAATAGAAGGTATCAAGGACATGATTAATTTGCAGACTCTCTGTCTAGCGGGCAATAATATCAAG tCTATTGAACATTTACACACAAATATCAAATTGGAACATCTGGATTTGTCCGAAAACAGCATCAGCCATATTTCAGACATATCTTATCTGCGAACTTTAAAG gaactttttttacataacaatCGCATAATAACATTGCGTCAATGCGAGCGCTACTTACCCACATCCTTAGAAACATTTACATTGgcaaataacaatattactgATCTGAATGAAATGTCACATTTGGGTAATCTTAAAAATCTGGTGAATTTCTCTATTGCTAACAATCCGTGTGTCAGTATGACAGGTAACAGTAT TGGATTCGACTATCGGccttttgttattaattggTGTATGAGTTTAAAATCCATCGACGGTTATGCAGTTGATCCTCTTGAAAG CTTGAAAGCAGAGTGGCTGTATTCTCAGGGACGGGGAAGACAATTCCGCGTTGGTGAACATGCCTTACTTGCTCAATATCTAGCATCTGTCTGTCCGCTTTCGGGCGAGTCCTTAGAAAACGAGACGGACAGGAAACTTAGGCTCATACTGAGCAAAGCTCAACATCACCAACAGCAATTGAATCAACAGAGCGATGCCGGAAGCGTGCACAGCTTAAGTAGCGTGACAATGAGTCCTTCTCCAGCCACTAGACGTAGACTTAGTCTTAACAAGACAAACTCTCCCAGACGACCTA CTTCCTCGAGGAACTCTCTGAAAATGAAATCGCCAGATCGAATGGTATCCAGCTGTCATACCGATGCCATGGTTTCTTCATGTCACGGTTTATTGAGCGGCGATCATGATTCGACGTTGATGACCCAAAGCTTAGATCCCAATATGCTCGCTGGTACATTGAACAACAGCAAAATATCAAACAACAGTCTGCAAGATATGGAAG AAACATCGAGTCCTTTGCAAGCGGCTACGAAACTTGTACCAGTACCAGAATCTTTGATGAGTCCAGATTTTCGTCCGCCATCGGGTCTTTCGCGTATTTTACCAAAAACTCCCACGCCAAGTAAATTAACGTCTCCCTGTCAGATAACAATACCTAGCAAACCATCTATGGATGGCGATGGAAAGGCAATTCCGATCATAAACACTGTCAATCCTATGGCGAAAACAAATCTAAGCGCTATAAAAGCGAACGCGCTCGTGAAGAGTAATTCAGCGACAAATTGCAGCGTCACGAAACCGAGCATAGCTAAACCGATCGTGACATATGCTAACACCAAACATCCGCACAGCGTAAAGATTAACAATTATGTTCAGAGTAAGACACTGCCTGCAAAGAGAAGTACAAAAAGTCCCAATCTAGCCAGAAGTATACAGCGACCAAAGAGCGCAAACGAGAGATTTAAAAGTAACTTGAACAAAGAAGATAAGAACGGTGATGCTGGTAATGGAACTCAAAGTAGCGATGAGGATAGTGAAGTATGTCAAGCGAAATTGGATAGTATTCGACATAGGGCTATTCAACGAAGACAAGAAGACAGCAACAAAG ATCAAGATCAGACAGAAAAAGCTGTTATCTGTATTCAAAGAATGTGGCGAGGCTATCATACAAGGAATCTTAATAAGAAAGctactaatatattaaaaacaattgacATGATGagaacaaataaatacatcCA GAAACTATCAACTGACATGGAAGCTACAAGAACCGCTCTCGAGAGCGAGCATAagttacaattattacaaatgcAAGCGATTAACGCATTATGGAAGAAAGTAGTCAGTTTACAACCAGGCAGCAATCGAGAGAATACCTTCAACGATACGGACAATAATACAATGCAACCGAATGCAGATGTAGTTAGTAATCTCGCTCAAACTTGCAATCTACTTCATACCCAA GTTCAGCAATTGCAGGATTCAATGTCCGAGATAAAGCGTTGCATGTCTAGTATGAAGCCAAGACCTGCTCTCGTTGATAACGGTGTCGCTACTCAAACGGAAATATCTGCCGTTCACACACCGGCGGGCGAAGAGAACACATTCCCGTATGGGCGTCCACTAATGAATAGACCGCAAAGTCTACCGATACATCAAACGATACACGAAGGAAACGAGAATAAGAGTTTTGCTTCCAACTTGGTGGACAGCGTGCTGAAGAAAGTGTCGCAATCCACTGATACGACAGACGACGAAGTTAATACGGATATTTTGAATTCAAATGAGAATCCAGAGGTGCCGCACTCGAACGATAATCCCGAGATGTTTAAGAGTTGCGAAGAGATAATAGAATCCGATTTTAAGGAGGCGGTCGAGAACGAGGTTGCGACAACCGATTACgaaaatataatcgaaaaCGCGGCGATAGATGGTGAGGTGTGCGAGGAAACGTTATGCAAGGAACTGCACAATTTAATCGAAACGGAAAATGGAGCGAAGGCTTATGAAAACTGCGACAAAGAGAACGCACTTAATGGGGACGATAAGGAAATCTCGTAA